A genomic stretch from Microtus pennsylvanicus isolate mMicPen1 chromosome 9, mMicPen1.hap1, whole genome shotgun sequence includes:
- the LOC142857058 gene encoding uncharacterized protein LOC142857058, producing MYLPKEKDARTLPVRRKIIHQCNKCGKAFKYHIFLYRHEKLHTGEELSGFIQHDKDFPRNSYLQMQKRTHAGEKLCECTQCGKSFANHSYLQIHKRKHTGEKAYKCHQCDKAFVYPSSLQKHKRTHTGEKPYKCNQCDKTFAYHESLQNHKRTHTGEKPYKCNQCNKAFSLQGCMRIHKKTHSKEKPYKCDQCDKVFAYHSSLQEHKRTHSGERPYKCYQCDKAFAYNKSLQNHKKTHIGEKPYKCNQCDKAFSRQSHFQIHKRIHSGEKPYKCNQCDKVFSQQGHVKVHERTHSREKPYKCSQCSKAFAHRSHLQKHERIHTGKKLYECNLCDKAFAQHSNL from the exons ATGTatctgccaaaggaaaaagatgccagaaccttaccagtaag GAGAAAAATTATTCATCAATGTAATAAATGTGGTAAAGcatttaaatatcacatttttctttacagGCATGAAAAACTTCACACTGGAGAGGAACTCTCTGGATTTATTCAGCATGATAAAGACTTCCCACGTAATAGTTATCTCCAAATGCAGAAAAGaactcatgctggagagaaaCTTTGTGAATGTACTCAATGTGGTAAAAGCTTTGCCAATCACAGTtatcttcaaatacataaaagaaaacatactggTGAGAAAGCCTACAAATGTcatcaatgtgataaagcctttgTATATCCCAGTagtcttcaaaagcataaaagaacacatactggagaaaaaccctacaaatgtaatcaatgtgataaaacctttgcatatcatgaaagtcttcaaaaccataaaagaacgcatactggagagaaaccctacaaatgtaaTCAATGTAATAAAGCCTTTTCACTACAGGGTTGTATGAGAATCCATAAGAAAACACACAGTaaagagaaaccctacaagtgtgatCAATGTGATAAAGTCTTTGCATATCATAGTAGCCTTCAagagcataaaagaacacatagtgGGGAGAGACCCTATAAATGTtatcaatgtgataaagcctttgcATATAATAAAagtcttcaaaaccataaaaaaacacatattggagagaaaccctacaaatgtaaCCAATGTGATAAAGCCTTCTCACGACAAAGTCATTTCCAgatacataaaagaatacatagtggagagaaaccctataaatgtaatcaatgtgataagGTCTTTTCACAACAAGGTCATGTCAAAGTACATGAGAGAACACATAGCAGAGAGAAACCATACAAATGTAGTCAGTGtagtaaagcctttgcacatagATCTCACCTTCAAAAGCATGAAAGAATTC ACACTGGCAAGAAGCTGTATGAGTGTAATCTATGTGATAAAGCCTTTGCACAGCACAGTAATCTCTGA